A portion of the Bacteroidales bacterium genome contains these proteins:
- the rbfA gene encoding 30S ribosome-binding factor RbfA: protein MESTGQRKTASLIQQEISIIFQRKSREYLNKMISVTIVRMTPDLGYAKIYLSIFPEQQKDEVFEMIIKSSSNLRFELGNRIKNKVRKIPEIQFYIDDSLEYVEKINDLLKT from the coding sequence ATGGAATCAACCGGACAAAGAAAAACAGCTTCCTTAATTCAACAGGAAATAAGTATAATATTTCAAAGAAAATCAAGAGAATATTTAAACAAGATGATATCTGTAACTATTGTAAGAATGACGCCGGATTTGGGTTACGCGAAGATTTATTTAAGTATTTTTCCGGAACAACAAAAAGACGAAGTATTCGAAATGATTATTAAAAGTTCAAGTAACTTACGGTTTGAATTAGGGAACAGAATAAAAAATAAAGTCAGGAAAATACCGGAAATTCAATTTTATATTGATGATTCTTTGGAATATGTTGAAAAGATTAATGATTTGTTAAAAACATAA